A window from Ictalurus furcatus strain D&B chromosome 16, Billie_1.0, whole genome shotgun sequence encodes these proteins:
- the arrb2a gene encoding arrestin, beta 2a isoform X3, which yields MGDKAGTRVFKKSSPNCKITVYLGKRDFVDHLDQVDPVDGVILVDPEYLKDRKVFVTLTCAFRYGREDLDVLGLSFRKDLYISTFQAFPPIVEERKPNSRLQERLLKKLGQQAHPFHFTIPQNLPCSVTLQPGPEDTGKACGVDYEIRAFCARSVEEKIHKRNSVRLVIRKVQYAPEKPGPQPMVETTRSFLMSDRSLHLEASLDKELYYHGEPISVNVHVTNNSTKTVKRVKISVRQYADICLFSTAQYKCPVAQLEADDQVSSSSTFCKVYTLTPTLNNNREKRGLALDGKLKHEDTNLASSTIVKDGCNKEVLGVLVSYRVKVKLVVSRGGDVSVELPFVLMHPKPIDVPTSRPASAVPEADPPIDTNLIEFDTNSFTQDDDLVFEDFARLRLKGTTDDKDEDC from the exons ATGGGGGACAAGGCCGGCACCCG TGTATTCAAGAAGTCCAGTCCGAATTGCAAG ATTACAGTATACTTAGGGAAAAGGGATTTCGTGGATCATTTAGATCAAGTGGATCCTGTAG ATGGAGTCATACTGGTAGACCCTGAATATCTCAAAGACAGAAAAG TGTTTGTGACGTTAACCTGTGCCTTCCGTTATGGACGGGAGGACCTGGACGTTCTCGGACTTTCCTTCCGGAAAGATCTTTACATATCCACGTTTCAAGCCTTCCCACCTATAGTGGAGGAGCGCAAGCCCAACAGTCGTCTTCAGGAGAGACTCCTGAAGAAACTGGGCCAGCAGGCTCATCCTTTTCACTTTACT ATTCCTCAAAACTTGCCGTGTTCAGTTACCCTGCAGCCCGGTCCTGAGGACACTGGAAAG GCCTGTGGGGTAGATTATGAGATAAGAGCTTTCTGTGCCAGGTCTGTGGAGGAGAAGATTCATAAACG aAATTCTGTCCGATTAGTGATTCGTAAAGTGCAGTATGCTCCCGAGAAGCCGGGTCCTCAGCCGATGGTGGAGACAACACGGAGCTTCCTGATGTCTGACCGCTCGCTGCATCTAGAGGCATCTCTAGATAAAGAG CTGTATTACCACGGGGAGCCCATCAGTGTGAACGTTCATGTCACCAACAACTCAACCAAGACTGTCAAACGAGTCAAAATATCAG TGCGGCAGTACGCTGACATTTGTCTGTTCAGCACAGCTCAGTACAAATGTCCAGTGGCGCAGCTTGAAGCAGA TGACCAGGTATCGTCCAGCTCCACGTTCTGTAAGGTGTACACGCTCACTCCCACCCTGAACAATAACCGAGAGAAGCGAGGGCTGGCTCTGGATGGCAAGCTCAAACATGAAGATACCAACCTGGCCTCCAGCACCAT TGTTAAAGATGGATGTAATAAGGAGGTTCTCGGAGTTCTGGTGTCCTATCGAGTCAAAGTTAAGCTGGTCGTCTCCCGTGGAGG AGACGTCTCGGTCGAGCTGCCGTTTGTCTTAATGCATCCTAAACCCATAGATGTTCCCACTTCTCGACCAGCCTCAG ctgtACCAGAGGCAGACCCTCCTATCGACACCAACCTCATAGAGTTTGACACAAA TAGCTTCACCCAGGACGACGACCTGGTGTTTGAAGATTTTGCTCGTCTGCGGTTAAAAGGGACCACTGACGACAAGGACGAGGACTGCTGA
- the arrb2a gene encoding arrestin, beta 2a isoform X2, with translation MGDKAGTRVFKKSSPNCKITVYLGKRDFVDHLDQVDPVDGVILVDPEYLKDRKVFVTLTCAFRYGREDLDVLGLSFRKDLYISTFQAFPPIVEERKPNSRLQERLLKKLGQQAHPFHFTIPQNLPCSVTLQPGPEDTGKACGVDYEIRAFCARSVEEKIHKRNSVRLVIRKVQYAPEKPGPQPMVETTRSFLMSDRSLHLEASLDKELYYHGEPISVNVHVTNNSTKTVKRVKISVRQYADICLFSTAQYKCPVAQLEADDQVSSSSTFCKVYTLTPTLNNNREKRGLALDGKLKHEDTNLASSTIVKDGCNKEVLGVLVSYRVKVKLVVSRGGLLSSLLERDVSVELPFVLMHPKPIDVPTSRPASAVPEADPPIDTNLIEFDTNFTQDDDLVFEDFARLRLKGTTDDKDEDC, from the exons ATGGGGGACAAGGCCGGCACCCG TGTATTCAAGAAGTCCAGTCCGAATTGCAAG ATTACAGTATACTTAGGGAAAAGGGATTTCGTGGATCATTTAGATCAAGTGGATCCTGTAG ATGGAGTCATACTGGTAGACCCTGAATATCTCAAAGACAGAAAAG TGTTTGTGACGTTAACCTGTGCCTTCCGTTATGGACGGGAGGACCTGGACGTTCTCGGACTTTCCTTCCGGAAAGATCTTTACATATCCACGTTTCAAGCCTTCCCACCTATAGTGGAGGAGCGCAAGCCCAACAGTCGTCTTCAGGAGAGACTCCTGAAGAAACTGGGCCAGCAGGCTCATCCTTTTCACTTTACT ATTCCTCAAAACTTGCCGTGTTCAGTTACCCTGCAGCCCGGTCCTGAGGACACTGGAAAG GCCTGTGGGGTAGATTATGAGATAAGAGCTTTCTGTGCCAGGTCTGTGGAGGAGAAGATTCATAAACG aAATTCTGTCCGATTAGTGATTCGTAAAGTGCAGTATGCTCCCGAGAAGCCGGGTCCTCAGCCGATGGTGGAGACAACACGGAGCTTCCTGATGTCTGACCGCTCGCTGCATCTAGAGGCATCTCTAGATAAAGAG CTGTATTACCACGGGGAGCCCATCAGTGTGAACGTTCATGTCACCAACAACTCAACCAAGACTGTCAAACGAGTCAAAATATCAG TGCGGCAGTACGCTGACATTTGTCTGTTCAGCACAGCTCAGTACAAATGTCCAGTGGCGCAGCTTGAAGCAGA TGACCAGGTATCGTCCAGCTCCACGTTCTGTAAGGTGTACACGCTCACTCCCACCCTGAACAATAACCGAGAGAAGCGAGGGCTGGCTCTGGATGGCAAGCTCAAACATGAAGATACCAACCTGGCCTCCAGCACCAT TGTTAAAGATGGATGTAATAAGGAGGTTCTCGGAGTTCTGGTGTCCTATCGAGTCAAAGTTAAGCTGGTCGTCTCCCGTGGAGG ACTTTTAAGCAGCTTACTGGAGAG AGACGTCTCGGTCGAGCTGCCGTTTGTCTTAATGCATCCTAAACCCATAGATGTTCCCACTTCTCGACCAGCCTCAG ctgtACCAGAGGCAGACCCTCCTATCGACACCAACCTCATAGAGTTTGACACAAA CTTCACCCAGGACGACGACCTGGTGTTTGAAGATTTTGCTCGTCTGCGGTTAAAAGGGACCACTGACGACAAGGACGAGGACTGCTGA
- the arrb2a gene encoding arrestin, beta 2a isoform X4 yields the protein MGDKAGTRVFKKSSPNCKITVYLGKRDFVDHLDQVDPVDGVILVDPEYLKDRKVFVTLTCAFRYGREDLDVLGLSFRKDLYISTFQAFPPIVEERKPNSRLQERLLKKLGQQAHPFHFTIPQNLPCSVTLQPGPEDTGKACGVDYEIRAFCARSVEEKIHKRNSVRLVIRKVQYAPEKPGPQPMVETTRSFLMSDRSLHLEASLDKELYYHGEPISVNVHVTNNSTKTVKRVKISVRQYADICLFSTAQYKCPVAQLEADDQVSSSSTFCKVYTLTPTLNNNREKRGLALDGKLKHEDTNLASSTIVKDGCNKEVLGVLVSYRVKVKLVVSRGGDVSVELPFVLMHPKPIDVPTSRPASAVPEADPPIDTNLIEFDTNFTQDDDLVFEDFARLRLKGTTDDKDEDC from the exons ATGGGGGACAAGGCCGGCACCCG TGTATTCAAGAAGTCCAGTCCGAATTGCAAG ATTACAGTATACTTAGGGAAAAGGGATTTCGTGGATCATTTAGATCAAGTGGATCCTGTAG ATGGAGTCATACTGGTAGACCCTGAATATCTCAAAGACAGAAAAG TGTTTGTGACGTTAACCTGTGCCTTCCGTTATGGACGGGAGGACCTGGACGTTCTCGGACTTTCCTTCCGGAAAGATCTTTACATATCCACGTTTCAAGCCTTCCCACCTATAGTGGAGGAGCGCAAGCCCAACAGTCGTCTTCAGGAGAGACTCCTGAAGAAACTGGGCCAGCAGGCTCATCCTTTTCACTTTACT ATTCCTCAAAACTTGCCGTGTTCAGTTACCCTGCAGCCCGGTCCTGAGGACACTGGAAAG GCCTGTGGGGTAGATTATGAGATAAGAGCTTTCTGTGCCAGGTCTGTGGAGGAGAAGATTCATAAACG aAATTCTGTCCGATTAGTGATTCGTAAAGTGCAGTATGCTCCCGAGAAGCCGGGTCCTCAGCCGATGGTGGAGACAACACGGAGCTTCCTGATGTCTGACCGCTCGCTGCATCTAGAGGCATCTCTAGATAAAGAG CTGTATTACCACGGGGAGCCCATCAGTGTGAACGTTCATGTCACCAACAACTCAACCAAGACTGTCAAACGAGTCAAAATATCAG TGCGGCAGTACGCTGACATTTGTCTGTTCAGCACAGCTCAGTACAAATGTCCAGTGGCGCAGCTTGAAGCAGA TGACCAGGTATCGTCCAGCTCCACGTTCTGTAAGGTGTACACGCTCACTCCCACCCTGAACAATAACCGAGAGAAGCGAGGGCTGGCTCTGGATGGCAAGCTCAAACATGAAGATACCAACCTGGCCTCCAGCACCAT TGTTAAAGATGGATGTAATAAGGAGGTTCTCGGAGTTCTGGTGTCCTATCGAGTCAAAGTTAAGCTGGTCGTCTCCCGTGGAGG AGACGTCTCGGTCGAGCTGCCGTTTGTCTTAATGCATCCTAAACCCATAGATGTTCCCACTTCTCGACCAGCCTCAG ctgtACCAGAGGCAGACCCTCCTATCGACACCAACCTCATAGAGTTTGACACAAA CTTCACCCAGGACGACGACCTGGTGTTTGAAGATTTTGCTCGTCTGCGGTTAAAAGGGACCACTGACGACAAGGACGAGGACTGCTGA
- the arrb2a gene encoding arrestin, beta 2a isoform X1, with product MGDKAGTRVFKKSSPNCKITVYLGKRDFVDHLDQVDPVDGVILVDPEYLKDRKVFVTLTCAFRYGREDLDVLGLSFRKDLYISTFQAFPPIVEERKPNSRLQERLLKKLGQQAHPFHFTIPQNLPCSVTLQPGPEDTGKACGVDYEIRAFCARSVEEKIHKRNSVRLVIRKVQYAPEKPGPQPMVETTRSFLMSDRSLHLEASLDKELYYHGEPISVNVHVTNNSTKTVKRVKISVRQYADICLFSTAQYKCPVAQLEADDQVSSSSTFCKVYTLTPTLNNNREKRGLALDGKLKHEDTNLASSTIVKDGCNKEVLGVLVSYRVKVKLVVSRGGLLSSLLERDVSVELPFVLMHPKPIDVPTSRPASAVPEADPPIDTNLIEFDTNSFTQDDDLVFEDFARLRLKGTTDDKDEDC from the exons ATGGGGGACAAGGCCGGCACCCG TGTATTCAAGAAGTCCAGTCCGAATTGCAAG ATTACAGTATACTTAGGGAAAAGGGATTTCGTGGATCATTTAGATCAAGTGGATCCTGTAG ATGGAGTCATACTGGTAGACCCTGAATATCTCAAAGACAGAAAAG TGTTTGTGACGTTAACCTGTGCCTTCCGTTATGGACGGGAGGACCTGGACGTTCTCGGACTTTCCTTCCGGAAAGATCTTTACATATCCACGTTTCAAGCCTTCCCACCTATAGTGGAGGAGCGCAAGCCCAACAGTCGTCTTCAGGAGAGACTCCTGAAGAAACTGGGCCAGCAGGCTCATCCTTTTCACTTTACT ATTCCTCAAAACTTGCCGTGTTCAGTTACCCTGCAGCCCGGTCCTGAGGACACTGGAAAG GCCTGTGGGGTAGATTATGAGATAAGAGCTTTCTGTGCCAGGTCTGTGGAGGAGAAGATTCATAAACG aAATTCTGTCCGATTAGTGATTCGTAAAGTGCAGTATGCTCCCGAGAAGCCGGGTCCTCAGCCGATGGTGGAGACAACACGGAGCTTCCTGATGTCTGACCGCTCGCTGCATCTAGAGGCATCTCTAGATAAAGAG CTGTATTACCACGGGGAGCCCATCAGTGTGAACGTTCATGTCACCAACAACTCAACCAAGACTGTCAAACGAGTCAAAATATCAG TGCGGCAGTACGCTGACATTTGTCTGTTCAGCACAGCTCAGTACAAATGTCCAGTGGCGCAGCTTGAAGCAGA TGACCAGGTATCGTCCAGCTCCACGTTCTGTAAGGTGTACACGCTCACTCCCACCCTGAACAATAACCGAGAGAAGCGAGGGCTGGCTCTGGATGGCAAGCTCAAACATGAAGATACCAACCTGGCCTCCAGCACCAT TGTTAAAGATGGATGTAATAAGGAGGTTCTCGGAGTTCTGGTGTCCTATCGAGTCAAAGTTAAGCTGGTCGTCTCCCGTGGAGG ACTTTTAAGCAGCTTACTGGAGAG AGACGTCTCGGTCGAGCTGCCGTTTGTCTTAATGCATCCTAAACCCATAGATGTTCCCACTTCTCGACCAGCCTCAG ctgtACCAGAGGCAGACCCTCCTATCGACACCAACCTCATAGAGTTTGACACAAA TAGCTTCACCCAGGACGACGACCTGGTGTTTGAAGATTTTGCTCGTCTGCGGTTAAAAGGGACCACTGACGACAAGGACGAGGACTGCTGA